The following are from one region of the Betta splendens chromosome 15, fBetSpl5.4, whole genome shotgun sequence genome:
- the LOC114870486 gene encoding Krueppel-like factor 5: MIKAFLKVQWAARVSVFTLGRSAPRDRKLSPGRWRDETSGRRCSRQPRINNSTSSAPLVSHYAVASSPSLQNSTHDRFAALRRSFMAATLAMSGGGQEDPFYPLHKATLSVGFPLEDSALFGLDCKTADADKNGQDDYAQHQAKCEMDRYLSPQPLSAPHPDGQPKSHADVDPFFTNDSAGAPYTLNMNLYLPDITYLKMGLCQQARPPQHHGHAGPAQIKAESDPPCFSAALQPHCPNAPAHGPMEPSAINMTLRGLPDFTSVFNQSGGSRGGEPVPEVFVKQEMSSQFEQQALHHGDGGGSLFQLLTSGLDHHHGGGMDAQHHHHHHHHHQQQQQQQQMQPPVSTLHNAFHHLPVASSASQQEQAAKPAYCGLGAGAYAHPRAQPRPHFLQQQAPYLPPSPPSSEPGSPDRQKELLHTLSPPPSYAATIASKLAGGAPRLGCALGAGLAGPHAAGPTSGPGPGAVLPRAPAESPAPNPAQTTVPVRYNRRNNPDLEKRRIHHCDYPGCKKVYTKSSHLKAHLRTHTGEKPYKCTWDSCDWRFARSDELTRHFRKHTGAKPFQCAVCSRSFSRSDHLALHMKRHQN; this comes from the exons ATGATCAAAGCCTTTTTAAAGGTTCAGTGGGCGGCGCGTGTTTCTGTATTTACACTGGGCCGCTCCGCCCCGAGAGATAGAAAACTGTCTCCGGGCCGGTGGAGGGATGAAACAAGTGGACGGAGATGCAGCAGACAGCCACGCATCAATAACTCCACGTCGTCGGCTCCGCTCGTCTCCCACTACGCTGTAGCATCCTCTCCGTCTTTGCAAAACAGCACGCACGATCGTTTTGCGGCGCTGCGTCGGAGCTTCATGGCCGCGACCCTCGCGATGAGCGGCGGCGGGCAGGAGGATCCCTTCTACCCGCTGCACAAGGCGACCCTGTCCGTCGGATTCCCCCTGGAGGACTCGGCGTTGTTCGGCTTGGACTGCAAGACCGCGGACGCGGACAAGAACGGGCAGGACGACTACGCACAG CATCAGGCAAAGTGCGAGATGGACCGGTACCTCTCCCCTCAGCCGCTCTCTGCTCCGCATCCGGACGGACAGCCCAAGTCGCACGCGGACGTGGACCCGTTCTTCACCAACGACAGCGCCGGCGCCCCCTACACCCTCAACATGAATCTTTACCTCCCCGACATCACCTACCTGAAGATGGGCCTGTGTCAGCAGGCGCGGCCGCCTCAGCACCACGGCCACGCGGGTCCGGCCCAAATCAAGGCCGAGTCCGACCCGCCGTGCTTCTCGGCCGCCCTGCAGCCGCACTGCCCCAACGCACCGGCCCACGGCCCCATGGAGCCCTCAGCCATAAACATGACGCTAAGAGGCTTACCGGACTTCACCAGTGTTTTCAACCAGTCGGGCGGCAGCCGCGGCGGCGAGCCGGTGCCGGAGGTGTTcgtcaaacaggaaatgagctcaCAGTTCGAGCAGCAGGCGCTCCAccacggcgacggcggcggctcgCTGTTTCAGCTCCTCACCTCCGGCCTGGACCATCACCACGGGGGCGGCATGGACGCCcaacatcaccaccaccaccaccaccaccaccagcagcagcagcagcagcagcagatgcagccgcCCGTTTCCACTCTCCACAACGCTTTCCATCATTTGCCCGTAGCTTCATCGGCGTCTCAACAGGAGCAGGCTGCCAAACCCGCGTACTGCGGCCTCGGCGCCGGAGCGTACGCGCATCCTCGCGCTCAGCCCCGCCCCCacttcctccagcagcaggcgccCTACCTGCCGCCCTCCCCGCCGAGCTCCGAGCCCGGCAGCCCCGACCGGCAGAAGGAGCTGCTCCACACCCTGTCGCCGCCGCCCTCGTACGCCGCCACCATCGCCTCCAAGCTGGCGGGCGGCGCCCCCCGACTGGGCTGCGCCCTGGGAGCGGGCCTCGCCGGGCCCCACGCCGCGGGCCCCACGTCGGGCCCCGGCCCGGGCGCCGTGCTTCCCCGGGCACCTGCAGAGAGCCCGGCTCCGAACCCGGCCCAGACCACCGTGCCCGTCCGCTACAACCGGAGGAACAACCCGGACCTGGAGAAGCGGCGGATCCACCACTGTGATTACCCAG GCTGCAAGAAGGTCTACACCAAGTCGTCCCATCTGAAAGCCCACCTCAGGACTCACACGG GTGAGAAGCCGTACAAGTGCACGTGGGACAGCTGCGACTGGCGCTTCGCGCGTTCCGACGAGCTGACGCGTCACTTCCGGAAGCACACGGGCGCCAAGCCCTTCCAGTGCGCCGTGTGCTCGCGCTCCTTCTCCCGATCCGACCACCTGGCCCTGCACATGAAGAGACACCAGAACTAG